A single Pseudodesulfovibrio aespoeensis Aspo-2 DNA region contains:
- a CDS encoding BON domain-containing protein, which produces MIMKRNLLHIVLAVGLGMALAGCAVYPAVQVAGGAMTGYDAVVFADANLPKESVEGGQIQCDSDRMLERRLRERLRLGGVHTVSAHVINGHAYLVGQTDSRAQADQALGTARTLEGVRLITCKFYPRLTVREAQSDAALLRTVSQKLAATKRLENADLRIEVIRGTAILIGSTSDHSQKTAALAIAGEVWGVRDVVDYIAVAPSAQAGAGTSRVASN; this is translated from the coding sequence ATGATCATGAAACGGAACCTGCTCCACATCGTTCTGGCCGTCGGCCTGGGCATGGCCCTGGCCGGGTGCGCCGTGTATCCAGCCGTGCAGGTGGCGGGCGGGGCCATGACCGGCTACGATGCCGTGGTCTTTGCCGACGCCAATCTCCCCAAGGAGAGCGTCGAGGGCGGACAGATTCAGTGCGATTCGGACAGGATGCTTGAGCGCCGCCTGCGCGAGCGGCTGCGGTTGGGCGGCGTGCATACGGTTTCCGCCCATGTCATCAATGGGCATGCCTATCTCGTGGGCCAGACCGACAGCCGTGCCCAGGCCGATCAGGCGCTCGGCACGGCCCGCACCCTCGAAGGGGTCCGGCTGATCACCTGCAAGTTTTACCCGCGCCTCACCGTCCGCGAGGCCCAGAGCGACGCCGCGCTCCTGCGCACCGTCAGCCAGAAGCTGGCCGCGACCAAACGGCTCGAAAACGCCGATCTGCGCATCGAGGTCATTCGGGGAACCGCCATCCTCATCGGCTCGACCTCGGACCACAGTCAAAAAACTGCCGCCCTGGCCATTGCCGGCGAGGTCTGGGGTGTCAGGGACGTGGTGGACTACATTGCGGTGGCGCCCTCGGCCCAGGCCGGAGCGGGAACCAGCCGGGTGGCAAGCAACTGA